From Taeniopygia guttata chromosome 29, bTaeGut7.mat, whole genome shotgun sequence, a single genomic window includes:
- the LOC100230278 gene encoding keratin, type II cytoskeletal 5, which yields MSRISFRSSTGGGMRGFSSGSAIVGGGGGGTRSSFSSVSVSRVGGGRAGGGGGFGAGGGFGSRSLYNLGGSKRISYSSVSGGLRSGAGGGYSFGLGYGGGAGAGFGLGGAGGGGYGVGSGFGLGGPGFGGRGGPGFPVCPPGGIHEVTVNQSLLAPLKLDIDPEIQKVRTQEREQIKTLNNKFASFIDKVRFLEQQNKVLETKWTLLQEQGHTVTRKSLEPIFEAYINNLRRQLDSLMGERGRLDSELRSMQDMVEDFKNKYEDEINRRTGAENEFVVLKKDVDGAYMNKVELQGKADALADEINFLRALYEAELSQMQQQVSDTSVVLSMDNNRNLDLNSIIAEVKAQYEDIANRSRAEAEAWYQNKYEELQVSAGRHGDDLRNTKIEISEINRMVQRLRNEIDSVKKQCANLQAAIAEAEERGEMALKDAKAKLTELEDALQKAKADLARQLREYQELMNVKLALDIEIATYRKLLEGEESRLAGEGVGAVSVSVVSSSSGMGYGGGSCLGLGGGLGMGGGGGSSSYTMSSSGFGGGSGGFSGGLNYGGGSSFSSGSSRGISSSTGGSVRIVSKTTTSKKTIR from the exons GGGGCATGAGGGGCTTTAGCTCAGGCTCTGCTATTGttggaggtggtggtggtgggacCAGAAGCAGTTTTAGCTCTGTCTCTGTCTCCAGAgttggaggaggaagagctggaggTGGAGGAGGCTTTGGAGCTGGTGGTGGCTTCGGCAGCAGAAGTCTCTATAACTTGGGTGGAAGCAAAAGAATTTCCTACAGCTCGGTCAGTGGAGGTCTACGGAGTGGAGCCGGGGGTGGATACAGCTTTGGTCTTGGCTATGGTGGCGGAGCAGGCGCTGGCTTTGGCTTAGGAGGAGCCGGTGGTGGTGGCTATGGGGTGGGAAGTGGATTTGGGCTAGGAGGGCCCGGATTTGGTGGCCGAGGTGGCCCCGGGTTCCCTGTTTGCCCACCTGGTGGCATCCACGAAGTGACTGTCAACCAGAGTCTCCTGGCACCCCTCAAGCTGGATATTGATCCGGAAATCCAGAAGGTGCGAACACAGGAGAGGGAGCAGATCAAGACCCTCAACAACAAATTTGCCTCCTTCATTGACAAG GTGCGCTTTTTGGAGCAGCAGAACAAGGTGCTGGAGACCAAGTGGACCCTCCTCCAAGAGCAGGGTCACACTGTCACCAGGAAGTCCCTGGAGCCCATTTTCGAAGCCTACATCAACAACCTCCGGCGGCAGCTTGACAGCCTGATGGGAGAGAGGGGCCGGCTGGACTCCGAGCTCCGGAGCATGCAGGACATGGTGGAAGACTTCAAGAACAA ATACGAAGATGAGATCAACCGGCGCACAGGTGCTGAGAATGAGTTCGTGGTCCTCAAAAAG GATGTGGATGGTGCCTACATGAACAAGGTTGAGCTCCAGGGCAAGGCCGATGCGCTGGCAGATGAAATCAACTTCCTGAGAGCTCTGTATGAGGCG GAGTTGTCCCAGATGCAGCAGCAAGTGTCTGACACCTCCGTGGTTCTGTCCATGGACAACAACCGGAACCTGGACCTCAACAGCATCATCGCTGAGGTGAAGGCGCAGTACGAGGACATCGCCAACCGAAGCCGCGCCGAGGCTGAGGCTTGGTACCAGAACAAG TACGAGGAGCTCCAGGTCTCTGCTGGGAGACACGGGGATGACCTGAGGAACACCAAGATTGAGATTTCAGAGATCAACCGTATGGTCCAGAGGCTGCGGAACGAGATCGACAGTGTGAAGAAACAG TGTGCCAACCTCCAAGCAGCCATTGCTGAGGCTGAGGAGCGCGGGGAGATGGCCCTCAAGGATGCCAAGGCCAAGCTGACCGAGCTGGAGGATGCCCTGCAGAAAGCCAAGGCTGACCTGGCCCGACAGCTCCGGGAGTACCAGGAGCTCATGAACGTCAAGCTGGCCCTGGACATCGAGATCGCGACCTACAGGAAGCTGCTGGAGGGCGAGGAGAGCAG GCTTGCTGGAGAAGGAGTCGGAGCTGTCAGTGTCT CCGTGGTCAGCAGCTCCAGCGGGATGGGCTATGGCGGCGGGAGCTGCCTCGGCCTGGGCGGGGGGCTCGGCATGGGCGGTGGTGGCGGCAGCAGCAGCTACACCATGAGCAGCAGCGGCTTCGGAGGCGGCAGCGGAGGCTTCTCTGGGGGGCTCAACTacggtggaggcagctccttcagctccgGGAGCAGCCGGGGcatcagctccagcacaggaggCAGTGTCAGGATCGTTTCCAAGACCACCACCAGCAAAAAGACCATCAGATAA